Within the Verrucomicrobiota bacterium genome, the region GCCCAGCTTTTCGAGACTGCGCTGCTTAACATCATCAATTTTCAGACCTTGATTGCCACGAAGGCCGCCCGGGTCTGCGTGGCCGCCAAAGGCGCGCCCGTGCTGGAATTTGGGTTGCGGCGTGCCCAGGGTCCGGATGGCGCGCTTGCCGCCAGCCGGGCGGCCTACATCGGAGGCTGCTCGGCGACTTCAAACGTACTGGCCGGAAAGGTTTTCCAAATTCCCGTGCGCGGCACGCATGCGCATAGCTGGGTGATGTCATTCTCCGATGAGCGGGATAGTTTTGAAGCTTTTGCGGAGGCGATGCCGGGCAATTGCGTGCTGCTGGTTGATACTTACAATACCTTTCAGGGAGTCCGGCACGCCATCGAGGTTGGACGTTCGCTCCGGAAACGGGGTAAGGATTTGCTGGCCATCCGCCTGGATTCGGGCGACCTGGCCTACCTCAGCGTGGTCACACGGCGGATGCTCGATGAATCCGGCTTTCATACCACCCGGATCCTGGCCAGTAATGACCTCGACGAGTACATCATCAGCAGCCTGCACGAGCAGGGTGCCCGGATCGACATCTGGGCGGTCGGCACCAAGTTGGTGACCGCGTACGACCAACCGGCGCTGGGCGGAGTGTACAAGTTGAGCGCCACACGGAAAAAGGGCGGCCCGTGGCACTACAAGGTCAAATTGTCTGAACAGGCAGCCAAAATTTCAACGCCGGGCAGACTCCAGGTCCGGCGTTTCTCATCGAAAGGCACCTACACGGCCGACCTGATTTTCGATCAGCTCAAAGGCGTTGAGCCCTCTCGCACGATGGTGGATCCTGCGGACGTCACGATCCGCCGGCGCATCCCTGAGGATGCAGAGTACCGCGATTTGCTGGTGCCGATCTATCGGGGGGGCCGACGCGTCTACGAGTCACCTGGCATCCACGAGATGCAGGCGACCGTGCGCCAGGAACTCGACCGCCTTTATGCGGGCGCGAAACGTTTACTCAACCCGCATCTTTATCCGGTCGGACTGGAAGCCGGGCTGCACGAGATGAAGACTCAGCTTGTCACCAGCCTCCGTGCCTCGGAAGTCATCGAGTTACACTGAGAATGCCACGGCAGAGAATGCCACAAATGGTAGAGGGTGGCGGGTAACGAGTAACGAGTAACGAGTGCCGGGTGTTGGGTAAAGTTCGGGGTTCGGAGCGGCAGAGAATGCCGCAAATGACAGAACGCCCATTGTTCGTGGCCTTCCTGGAGCGCTTCGACTCGTGGCATCGGGCCGATGCCATC harbors:
- a CDS encoding nicotinate phosphoribosyltransferase translates to MIRTLPALLTDLYELTMAYGYWKEGMSDDEAIFHLSFRNQPFGGGYTVACGLQDAMDYLEEFRFDQSDLGYLGSLTDSDGQPLFSPDFLEFLSRFEFSCDVDAVPEGTVVFPHEPLIQVRGPLVQAQLFETALLNIINFQTLIATKAARVCVAAKGAPVLEFGLRRAQGPDGALAASRAAYIGGCSATSNVLAGKVFQIPVRGTHAHSWVMSFSDERDSFEAFAEAMPGNCVLLVDTYNTFQGVRHAIEVGRSLRKRGKDLLAIRLDSGDLAYLSVVTRRMLDESGFHTTRILASNDLDEYIISSLHEQGARIDIWAVGTKLVTAYDQPALGGVYKLSATRKKGGPWHYKVKLSEQAAKISTPGRLQVRRFSSKGTYTADLIFDQLKGVEPSRTMVDPADVTIRRRIPEDAEYRDLLVPIYRGGRRVYESPGIHEMQATVRQELDRLYAGAKRLLNPHLYPVGLEAGLHEMKTQLVTSLRASEVIELH